From one Ignavibacteria bacterium genomic stretch:
- a CDS encoding PQQ-dependent sugar dehydrogenase, with the protein MLKSLTVALAVILVVLVQTSSAANSTYTLVTVATGYTIPWEIKEGPDGWLWATERIGYCTRTNLETGERDTILDLHDKVLLVKETGMLGFCFHPNFADTPWVYVSWIGGTEEHPVRVVERYIYEQNVLTNPMEVFRLEPAATMHQGTRLFIDDNRKLWITGGDMPRTWLALEDDVIEGKIHRVNLDGSVPADNPVPGNSMWSKGHRNVQGFVILPNGNIWASEHGNAIEDEINFIVKGGNYGWPMVEGPCDEDDEIEYCDSANVLPPRWSTGDVTWAPGGMDYYNADRFAELKNCLIQVYLKGSMMQFLKLNDEGTEIQSHFEVFSNSVGRLRDIAVTKDGRIFVCTSNKEAMGQPPFPLSHDDRVLELVSIPDTTPAEFIIPDTVFISATPGFTRKVDVPVINTGTGTIHINYVWNLIQPTADILHSMQWLFPVHVLPLDTTYIPLEFAPPDTGRYIQTIRIGYGEGQSDSVVLVGTTNSGVATPVADTVELYFSGYKDTTVRLPFIVVGSAPVSVTGTFVHNTQRKVNIHVTEVDTGSFIPGDTIWVSAVLQFQDTARSSAKVSLITDSYTSPPVTVITRLNPSGVYEYQPAHALLTVYPNPFSESLNVLIPDEFRGGTLTISSLSGKQLYSTTVYSGAVELPFTGGTLGSVLPGAYAIRITSHHGVASAVVIKY; encoded by the coding sequence ATGTTAAAATCACTTACTGTTGCCCTTGCTGTTATTCTTGTTGTACTTGTTCAAACATCTTCCGCGGCTAACTCAACCTACACACTGGTAACCGTTGCCACCGGATACACCATCCCTTGGGAAATCAAGGAAGGCCCCGACGGATGGCTCTGGGCTACCGAACGTATTGGCTACTGTACACGTACCAATCTCGAAACCGGTGAGCGTGATACAATTCTGGACCTTCATGACAAAGTTCTTCTGGTAAAAGAAACCGGAATGCTTGGATTTTGCTTTCATCCCAACTTTGCAGATACACCCTGGGTGTATGTATCGTGGATCGGCGGTACCGAAGAACACCCCGTACGGGTGGTAGAGCGCTATATCTACGAACAGAATGTTCTTACAAATCCAATGGAAGTATTTCGGCTGGAGCCCGCAGCCACGATGCATCAGGGTACACGATTGTTTATTGATGATAACAGAAAGCTGTGGATAACCGGTGGCGATATGCCACGTACATGGCTTGCTTTGGAAGATGACGTTATCGAAGGGAAGATTCATCGGGTAAATCTGGATGGGTCGGTACCGGCCGACAATCCGGTCCCGGGCAACTCTATGTGGTCAAAAGGGCATCGTAACGTTCAGGGATTTGTTATTCTTCCGAACGGTAACATCTGGGCAAGCGAACATGGTAATGCTATAGAAGATGAAATTAACTTCATTGTAAAAGGCGGCAACTACGGCTGGCCTATGGTAGAAGGTCCGTGCGATGAAGACGATGAGATTGAATACTGTGACTCCGCCAATGTGTTGCCACCCCGGTGGAGTACCGGTGATGTGACCTGGGCGCCAGGCGGAATGGATTATTACAATGCTGACAGGTTTGCCGAGCTGAAGAATTGCCTTATCCAGGTCTATCTGAAGGGAAGCATGATGCAGTTTTTGAAGCTTAACGATGAGGGGACAGAAATTCAGAGCCACTTTGAGGTATTCTCTAATAGTGTGGGACGTCTCCGTGATATCGCTGTTACTAAGGACGGAAGAATCTTTGTTTGTACCAGTAATAAGGAAGCAATGGGACAGCCTCCATTTCCGCTGTCACACGATGACAGGGTTTTGGAACTTGTTTCGATACCGGATACCACTCCTGCTGAATTCATCATTCCCGATACTGTATTTATTTCGGCTACACCGGGGTTCACTCGAAAAGTTGATGTGCCTGTCATTAATACGGGCACCGGTACAATTCACATTAACTATGTCTGGAATCTTATACAACCTACAGCAGATATCCTTCATTCGATGCAGTGGTTATTTCCGGTCCATGTTTTGCCTCTTGATACAACATATATTCCTCTCGAGTTTGCGCCCCCTGATACCGGACGGTATATCCAAACTATTCGTATTGGTTATGGAGAGGGACAGAGCGATTCTGTTGTACTTGTTGGTACAACAAATTCAGGTGTAGCCACACCGGTTGCTGATACTGTTGAGTTGTATTTCAGCGGATACAAGGATACAACTGTAAGACTACCGTTTATTGTAGTTGGCTCGGCACCGGTTTCAGTTACTGGCACGTTTGTACACAACACGCAACGCAAGGTTAATATTCATGTTACCGAAGTAGATACCGGATCGTTTATTCCCGGCGATACCATTTGGGTGAGTGCAGTGCTCCAGTTTCAGGATACAGCCAGATCCAGTGCAAAAGTTTCGTTAATAACAGATAGCTACACATCTCCGCCAGTAACTGTTATTACGCGGTTAAACCCGTCGGGTGTTTATGAATATCAGCCTGCTCATGCATTACTTACTGTTTACCCTAATCCATTTTCAGAAAGCTTGAATGTGCTGATACCCGACGAGTTCAGGGGAGGAACTCTAACGATTTCAAGCTTATCAGGGAAGCAACTCTATAGCACTACTGTTTACTCGGGTGCTGTCGAATTACCGTTTACCGGCGGTACTCTGGGTTCTGTTCTTCCGGGAGCATACGCCATACGCATTACCTCGCACCACGGAGTTGCCTCTGCTGTAGTGATCAAGTACTAA
- a CDS encoding Ig-like domain-containing protein has protein sequence MFIHYSLILVIVLSGCALKIAPSGGPANTAPTRVLEVFPASGSVNQEQPEIRFVFDDYVDRSIRNSITVMPKTPFVTTYDGDAISISFSQQLLPSTTYSVTLGTSWRNLRGIEPTQATTIIFSTGPVIDTGTISGRVVAENLSNLVVAAFPRADTLDSAFNSMKAIAPYQIQIGSDGTFSIKGLANGLFRVLAFNDSNMNGLPDFTEQFGIASGDVSVTQEHTDSLLIVVGPAPADTTVSLETPIHADSANPDIRLGSVRGEFTSHRITNYTYVARIHSVSNKIVRTVKLISGNTWYADSLAPGDYIIDVFEDRNGNASYDYGSHYPFVHSEPFFKTNILVTIRPRWTTEGVLVSIE, from the coding sequence GTGTTTATTCACTATTCGCTTATTCTTGTGATCGTGCTGAGTGGCTGCGCTCTTAAAATTGCTCCCTCAGGTGGTCCTGCCAATACTGCTCCAACCCGGGTACTCGAAGTATTTCCTGCATCCGGCTCGGTAAATCAGGAGCAACCTGAAATCCGGTTTGTTTTTGATGACTATGTGGACAGGTCCATTCGGAATAGCATTACCGTAATGCCGAAAACGCCGTTTGTAACAACGTACGACGGTGACGCCATTTCAATTTCATTTAGCCAGCAGCTTCTGCCATCCACCACGTATTCCGTAACGCTGGGAACTTCATGGCGCAACCTTCGTGGCATTGAACCAACTCAGGCAACAACAATTATTTTTAGCACCGGACCGGTCATCGACACCGGAACTATTAGCGGACGTGTTGTTGCGGAAAATCTGTCCAACCTGGTTGTTGCTGCGTTCCCACGGGCAGACACTCTTGACTCTGCCTTTAACAGCATGAAAGCCATAGCCCCCTACCAAATTCAGATAGGCTCCGACGGCACATTCTCGATTAAGGGGCTTGCCAATGGCTTATTCAGAGTTCTTGCATTTAACGATTCTAATATGAATGGCTTACCGGATTTCACGGAGCAGTTTGGCATTGCATCTGGAGATGTTTCCGTTACGCAGGAACATACAGACTCGCTGCTGATTGTTGTAGGCCCTGCCCCTGCCGACACAACTGTAAGCCTGGAAACACCGATACATGCAGATTCAGCCAATCCGGATATTCGTCTTGGTTCAGTACGTGGTGAATTCACATCACATCGAATTACAAACTATACTTACGTTGCACGTATCCACTCCGTTTCCAACAAAATTGTTCGAACGGTGAAACTGATTTCCGGGAATACCTGGTATGCAGATTCGCTTGCACCCGGAGATTACATCATTGATGTGTTTGAGGATAGAAACGGAAATGCCAGCTACGACTACGGATCTCATTACCCGTTTGTTCACTCAGAACCTTTTTTTAAGACGAACATTCTTGTTACTATTCGCCCCCGCTGGACTACTGAGGGTGTTTTGGTTTCTATCGAGTAA
- a CDS encoding YihY/virulence factor BrkB family protein: MDSNWKHTFRHWWDMLVEFFSITEKRHIFLLAAGIAFNQLLCMIPMILLAIAVASNLLDAESTKAVVTEVLQQLLPENTKAAEATTVVVHELGVVFNYSNIAGWIAGFALIWLASALFGSMRTGLNAIFHAPTPRFFIVYKIKDLLLTLVVTVLVIATTIVLPLLSLLEHWWFEVLTAYNWLWLHAISMRVISMAVTSVLFLVLYKAVPNARLPWRVVLFSTGFAVVLWEIARVVFTWYVNSATTLSKFYGGFLAIASLALWFYYSSLIFLVSAELAQYIHTRLTLNKAPDV; this comes from the coding sequence ATGGACAGCAATTGGAAGCACACTTTTCGGCATTGGTGGGATATGCTGGTGGAGTTTTTCTCTATTACCGAGAAGCGCCACATCTTCCTGCTGGCTGCAGGTATTGCGTTCAACCAGTTGCTATGCATGATACCGATGATCCTGCTGGCAATTGCGGTGGCCAGTAATCTGCTTGATGCAGAGTCAACAAAGGCGGTGGTGACCGAGGTGCTGCAACAGCTCCTGCCGGAGAATACGAAGGCGGCAGAGGCAACCACTGTGGTAGTTCATGAGCTTGGAGTTGTATTTAACTATAGCAATATTGCGGGCTGGATTGCCGGTTTTGCACTGATTTGGCTTGCAAGTGCACTGTTTGGTTCAATGCGCACGGGTTTAAATGCCATTTTTCATGCACCTACACCACGTTTTTTTATTGTTTATAAGATAAAGGACCTTCTGCTTACACTGGTTGTAACTGTGCTGGTTATTGCCACAACGATTGTTTTGCCACTGCTGTCGCTGCTGGAGCACTGGTGGTTCGAGGTACTGACGGCCTATAATTGGTTGTGGCTGCATGCGATCAGCATGCGGGTTATCAGTATGGCGGTAACGTCGGTACTCTTTCTGGTACTCTATAAGGCAGTTCCCAATGCCCGGTTGCCGTGGCGCGTGGTGCTGTTCAGTACCGGGTTCGCCGTTGTGCTTTGGGAGATTGCACGTGTTGTATTTACGTGGTATGTGAATAGTGCAACTACGTTGAGCAAGTTTTACGGTGGCTTTTTGGCAATAGCCTCACTTGCACTCTGGTTTTATTACTCATCGCTGATATTTCTGGTATCAGCAGAGCTTGCACAATATATTCATACGCGACTGACTCTTAACAAAGCACCTGACGTGTAG
- a CDS encoding ribonuclease H-like domain-containing protein — protein MLAFDIETIGHPLEYFDPVQQEYLLRSAKTDEEKAQKINEFALSPFTGRIVTIGMSMVKETPDGTMTTQDVAYMVDPSMGRDEQRREHRLESGATAYVSSEEMMLQSWWRLLAKQPDLHLISFNGRGFDAPWLMLRSAVLGIRPSRNLMDGTRFSYSHHTDLLDKLTFYNRTSVGATRMFNFDFFAKSFGIESPKAAGVDGSKVADLFANGQYDDIAEYCLRDVRATLQLYQKWEQLLKY, from the coding sequence ATGCTTGCATTTGACATTGAAACCATTGGGCATCCTCTGGAGTATTTTGATCCCGTCCAGCAGGAATACCTGTTGCGATCGGCAAAAACCGATGAAGAGAAAGCCCAGAAGATTAACGAGTTTGCGTTAAGCCCCTTTACCGGAAGAATCGTTACCATTGGAATGAGTATGGTTAAGGAGACTCCCGATGGGACCATGACCACACAAGATGTAGCGTACATGGTTGATCCGTCAATGGGACGGGATGAACAACGACGGGAACACCGCCTGGAGTCTGGCGCAACGGCATACGTTAGCAGCGAAGAGATGATGTTACAAAGCTGGTGGCGTCTTCTCGCAAAGCAGCCTGACCTGCACCTGATCAGTTTCAACGGCCGCGGCTTTGATGCACCATGGCTGATGCTGCGCAGTGCAGTGCTGGGTATCAGACCATCACGAAACCTGATGGACGGAACCCGGTTTTCCTACAGTCATCACACTGACTTGCTCGATAAACTTACGTTTTACAATCGTACGTCGGTCGGTGCTACCCGGATGTTCAATTTTGACTTTTTTGCCAAATCGTTTGGGATTGAATCACCGAAAGCGGCAGGAGTTGACGGATCGAAAGTTGCTGATTTGTTTGCCAACGGCCAATACGACGATATTGCCGAATACTGCTTACGGGATGTTCGCGCTACACTACAGCTTTATCAGAAATGGGAACAACTTTTAAAATACTGA
- a CDS encoding OmpA family protein: protein MVRTVHILLSVCLAVLTVAGCSSFMGEPAAKADATPPPGYNPIFLKQVVPMPPTAPPKATAQITGIDTRNSQKVVVTLHVADSLGTYFSQTDPSSLKKLICKVTEKIGNEEIPIQKFTIRQRTESDPVQYAIALVMDNSGSMGDPRARTVQDAAEILIKKKQQTDALALVRYDHKVQIEAPLQESSESLLSLHRKNGLFGFGGGTAILDGTGEAIAHLNSFASPSAIKAVVVFTDGQENSSKATQTDVIKQALKSNTPVYAVDFGAGVNEGYMEGLARATGGYYWHIYRTSEFPDLFEDIYRRLRNGYVIEFTPTTYGNHTVNITLCWGSDTLQASGTYNNTPDLGTVVLLDVYFDTGKSVLKPESRRAIANVAGIMKALPEVAIELRGHTDSTNNTKDSQFNLKLSQQRAEAVKDALVKSGIEAGRITAKGFGDTMPVSSNATEEGRARNRRTEFVFLKAP from the coding sequence ATGGTTAGAACCGTACACATTCTACTCTCTGTCTGCCTGGCTGTTTTAACCGTAGCCGGATGCAGTTCATTCATGGGTGAACCTGCTGCCAAAGCCGATGCTACACCACCTCCCGGGTACAATCCGATTTTCCTCAAGCAGGTTGTCCCCATGCCGCCCACGGCACCTCCTAAGGCAACTGCTCAGATCACAGGAATCGATACCAGAAATTCCCAAAAGGTTGTTGTTACTCTGCACGTTGCTGACAGTCTGGGAACATACTTTAGCCAAACCGATCCATCGTCACTGAAAAAACTAATCTGCAAAGTCACAGAAAAAATCGGCAACGAAGAAATTCCAATTCAAAAGTTTACAATTCGGCAACGAACGGAATCGGATCCCGTACAGTATGCAATTGCCCTGGTTATGGATAATAGCGGATCCATGGGCGATCCAAGAGCCAGAACTGTCCAGGATGCTGCCGAGATTCTGATTAAGAAGAAACAGCAGACCGATGCACTTGCACTGGTCAGATACGACCATAAAGTGCAGATTGAAGCCCCTTTGCAAGAAAGTTCAGAAAGCTTATTATCTCTCCATCGTAAGAATGGCCTGTTCGGTTTTGGTGGTGGTACCGCCATTTTGGACGGTACGGGTGAGGCGATTGCGCATTTGAACTCGTTTGCATCTCCATCTGCAATTAAAGCTGTTGTAGTTTTTACCGACGGACAGGAAAACTCGAGCAAAGCCACGCAGACGGATGTAATTAAGCAAGCATTGAAGTCCAACACCCCGGTATATGCTGTTGACTTTGGCGCCGGTGTTAACGAAGGTTATATGGAAGGGTTGGCACGTGCAACTGGCGGCTACTACTGGCACATTTACCGGACATCCGAGTTTCCTGATCTGTTCGAAGACATCTATCGAAGGTTACGTAACGGCTATGTGATAGAGTTCACTCCCACCACCTATGGTAATCACACTGTAAACATTACTCTCTGCTGGGGCTCCGATACCTTGCAGGCATCAGGCACATACAACAACACACCTGACCTTGGAACGGTAGTCTTGCTTGATGTGTATTTTGACACGGGCAAGTCAGTTCTAAAGCCCGAGAGCAGGAGAGCAATTGCCAACGTTGCCGGTATCATGAAGGCGCTCCCCGAGGTAGCCATTGAGTTACGCGGGCATACAGACTCAACAAATAATACCAAGGACTCACAATTTAATCTGAAGCTTTCGCAGCAGCGAGCAGAAGCTGTGAAGGATGCCCTTGTTAAATCGGGCATCGAAGCTGGGAGAATTACTGCAAAAGGTTTTGGTGATACGATGCCCGTTAGCAGCAATGCCACTGAAGAAGGCCGCGCACGTAACCGAAGAACTGAGTTTGTTTTTCTGAAAGCCCCGTAG
- a CDS encoding DUF2723 domain-containing protein has translation MQKFALRFAPIIAGVVTFCLYVLTQAPGLMYTDTGELAAAAYTWGVAHPTGYPLFTLVAHVWTLLPWPSVIGGLNILAAIFVAAGVGLFCRMLQVLPFPKATDSHIPLAVALLLGTSTIVWGQSTAIEVYSLHFLLVIGTLSATLRSRNEDGLEWTVVAGFMFGLCLTNHVSSVFLAPGLLLLWWKGALQWRPLAALFVPVILCLSLYALMPLRSSSLPPINWGWVHRSWDAFLYHVKGTQFSVWMFSDNAVMKANANVFLKLASHALLWAGWIPALLGVVSLVKGQRRMMTGLLVVALGNLAITLGYGIHDIDSYFLPSIIILFVFCAIGLHRLLSAQSATRTLGLLLLPCGALVMNYSSMNYRAHTSVPEYANFTWDHLEPNAVFITRQWDFLCSAMWYQQVVEGKRPDVTIIDKELLRRTWYIPHLQHLYPATMLKVERQAAEYQTWLASFEDDSEKFMRNPRNSSEIQTRFISLLNAILDSNNQHPLYITPEILNEEPGFAPGYIAIPVGPMYRLTRDTTLRVRTQDTRLPSMANTMKNYHERLDSSLRETLMGILAADAIYTVQVLKDSAYGYNLRDLTISFDPDSRISRTLQSRLP, from the coding sequence GTGCAAAAGTTTGCCTTACGCTTTGCTCCAATCATTGCCGGTGTTGTTACGTTTTGTCTGTACGTCCTAACACAGGCTCCCGGATTAATGTACACCGATACCGGTGAATTAGCTGCTGCCGCCTATACGTGGGGGGTAGCGCATCCCACCGGATATCCACTCTTTACGTTGGTAGCACATGTGTGGACGCTTCTGCCATGGCCTTCGGTAATAGGTGGTTTAAATATCCTTGCTGCCATATTTGTTGCTGCAGGCGTCGGCCTCTTTTGCCGGATGCTTCAGGTGCTTCCGTTTCCCAAAGCAACAGACTCGCACATTCCTCTGGCCGTTGCTCTGCTTCTGGGCACCAGCACAATTGTGTGGGGGCAAAGCACCGCTATCGAAGTGTATAGTCTTCACTTCCTTCTTGTAATAGGCACACTCAGCGCAACCCTGCGCTCGCGAAATGAGGATGGTTTGGAGTGGACGGTCGTTGCCGGTTTTATGTTCGGCCTATGCCTTACAAACCACGTAAGTTCTGTTTTTTTAGCACCCGGTTTGCTTTTATTATGGTGGAAGGGGGCTTTGCAATGGCGTCCACTTGCCGCCCTCTTCGTCCCGGTTATCCTGTGTTTATCCTTGTATGCCCTTATGCCTCTGCGCAGCAGCAGTCTCCCACCGATTAACTGGGGGTGGGTACATCGCAGCTGGGATGCCTTCTTATACCACGTTAAAGGAACTCAGTTCAGCGTTTGGATGTTTTCTGATAATGCCGTGATGAAGGCCAATGCCAACGTCTTTCTGAAACTGGCATCGCATGCGCTGCTCTGGGCTGGCTGGATTCCTGCCCTGCTGGGTGTGGTTTCGTTAGTAAAAGGACAACGCCGGATGATGACGGGATTACTGGTTGTTGCCTTGGGCAACCTGGCCATAACACTGGGATACGGAATTCATGATATTGACTCTTACTTTCTGCCGTCAATTATCATCTTGTTTGTTTTTTGCGCCATCGGACTTCACCGTCTTCTCTCTGCACAGTCAGCAACCAGGACCCTTGGGTTATTGTTACTGCCGTGTGGGGCACTTGTAATGAACTACTCATCGATGAATTACCGTGCGCATACAAGTGTACCGGAATATGCCAACTTCACATGGGACCACCTGGAGCCGAATGCTGTTTTTATCACCCGGCAGTGGGACTTCTTGTGCTCGGCTATGTGGTACCAGCAGGTTGTTGAAGGCAAGCGCCCGGATGTAACCATTATCGACAAGGAGTTACTCCGCCGCACGTGGTACATCCCCCACCTACAGCACCTGTACCCGGCAACGATGCTAAAGGTTGAACGCCAGGCCGCTGAATACCAAACCTGGCTGGCATCGTTCGAAGATGACTCCGAAAAGTTTATGAGGAATCCGCGCAACTCATCAGAAATTCAGACGCGGTTTATTTCCCTGCTTAATGCCATTCTGGATAGTAACAACCAGCATCCTCTGTATATAACTCCCGAAATACTGAACGAAGAACCTGGCTTCGCGCCCGGATATATTGCCATTCCCGTTGGTCCGATGTACAGACTAACACGCGATACTACTCTCCGTGTAAGAACTCAGGATACCAGACTGCCATCAATGGCAAACACTATGAAAAACTACCATGAACGCCTTGATAGCTCTCTCCGTGAAACATTGATGGGAATTCTGGCTGCTGACGCCATTTATACGGTTCAGGTACTCAAGGACTCTGCGTATGGATACAATCTTCGTGATCTTACAATTTCTTTCGACCCCGACAGCCGGATCAGCAGAACACTACAATCACGTCTGCCGTAG
- a CDS encoding TlpA family protein disulfide reductase: MKIFIVWLVCIGAFAGLRGQETSDVSTLPDVKLKAVSGESVQSGSWRGDSLLVVSFWATWCKPCLIELQTYSGLYADWQAKTGVRLIAVSIDDSRNARKVPAFVKGRNWPFEVVIDENSDLKRAMNVNNVPHTFIIKDGKIVWQHSAFAPGDEEEMEAELLKLSKAD; encoded by the coding sequence ATGAAAATCTTCATCGTTTGGTTGGTCTGTATTGGTGCGTTTGCAGGGTTACGTGGACAGGAAACGTCTGACGTATCGACGCTGCCTGATGTAAAGCTAAAGGCTGTCTCGGGTGAATCCGTACAAAGCGGGTCATGGAGAGGCGACTCATTGCTGGTTGTAAGCTTTTGGGCTACATGGTGTAAGCCATGTTTGATAGAACTACAAACCTATTCAGGCCTATATGCAGACTGGCAGGCAAAAACAGGCGTTCGGCTGATTGCCGTTTCGATTGATGACAGCAGAAATGCCCGAAAAGTACCGGCATTTGTCAAGGGACGCAACTGGCCGTTCGAGGTAGTGATTGACGAAAACAGCGACTTAAAAAGGGCCATGAACGTAAACAATGTGCCGCATACGTTTATCATTAAAGACGGAAAGATTGTGTGGCAGCATAGTGCGTTTGCTCCGGGTGACGAAGAAGAAATGGAAGCTGAGCTGTTAAAACTCTCTAAAGCAGATTAA
- a CDS encoding Omp28 family outer membrane lipoprotein codes for MKLLPFLLVAVLSLTLWSCNIIDNPIQAPQEPTDTGQDVKQNVLIEDYTGHTCGNCPEAADVAHQIQTTYGSDRVIVVAVHAGPFATQIPPEYPTNWACPEGEELDKTFRISRAGNPNGLVNRTTYNGKFIQSKDNWAPVTVDLLAKSPLLDIKASPTWNSTSKSVSLAVDVQYLADGTEDYYLCAWIIENGLVGDQTDYRVSPSHVTNYKFEHVLRGTLNGTWGEQLSATPVAKGTTITKQINYTFPDGKTWNPDNCELVVFVHRYGTTKNVVQVVKTKLTSK; via the coding sequence ATGAAATTATTACCATTTCTCTTGGTCGCAGTTCTGTCTCTGACACTTTGGTCATGCAACATCATTGATAACCCGATTCAGGCTCCACAAGAACCCACAGATACCGGACAAGACGTTAAACAAAATGTGTTAATTGAAGACTATACAGGTCATACATGTGGCAATTGTCCGGAAGCCGCTGATGTTGCTCACCAGATTCAAACAACGTATGGTAGCGATCGTGTGATTGTTGTTGCGGTTCACGCCGGACCGTTTGCAACTCAGATTCCACCTGAATACCCAACAAACTGGGCTTGTCCGGAAGGCGAAGAGCTTGATAAGACGTTTAGAATCAGTCGGGCAGGTAATCCGAATGGGCTGGTGAACAGGACAACGTATAACGGTAAGTTTATTCAGAGTAAGGATAACTGGGCTCCGGTAACTGTTGATTTACTGGCAAAGTCGCCACTTCTTGACATTAAAGCGTCACCAACGTGGAATAGTACCAGCAAATCGGTGTCACTGGCGGTTGATGTTCAGTATCTGGCAGACGGTACCGAAGATTACTACCTTTGTGCGTGGATCATCGAAAACGGACTTGTGGGTGACCAGACTGATTATCGGGTTAGCCCGTCGCACGTTACCAATTACAAGTTTGAGCATGTTCTTCGCGGAACGCTAAACGGAACGTGGGGTGAACAGTTGTCGGCAACTCCGGTAGCAAAGGGTACTACGATTACAAAGCAGATAAACTATACCTTCCCCGACGGGAAAACGTGGAATCCGGACAATTGCGAACTGGTAGTTTTTGTTCACCGATATGGTACTACAAAGAATGTAGTTCAGGTAGTAAAAACAAAGCTTACGTCAAAGTGA
- the murG gene encoding undecaprenyldiphospho-muramoylpentapeptide beta-N-acetylglucosaminyltransferase has translation MKKNAEQLRLLIAAGGTGGHITPALAVYECLKERLGSDLHVQWIGSDNRLESTLVPSYGIPFTPMPIRGFSGVFSTASLQLPFRLLKSFTIAKNLIKSFQPHIVLATGAYISYPVGKAAGALGVPLVLMESNVNVGKSNQQLLSTATYIALSYDATLEYVPRNLRQKAEVVGNPVRRAVLRLPAREAACKSLGFKVDAPVVVVMGGSLGARSINNAIQNMISKWETEGKAPFQILWQTGTTFKPVVPETLKPFIVHTSFIGEVGQAYAAADVVLCRSGATTIAELCVAEKPAVLVPLPSASMNEQYLNARMLAQAGAARVVTDEELESKVESILLEMIRSEDLTLMSKALQQFAKPDAAETIANAVIRIANEKGRRG, from the coding sequence GTGAAAAAGAATGCAGAACAGTTAAGGCTGCTCATTGCGGCAGGAGGGACCGGCGGACATATCACGCCTGCACTTGCCGTGTACGAATGTTTAAAGGAGCGGTTAGGAAGCGATTTGCACGTACAGTGGATCGGGAGTGACAACAGATTGGAGTCCACGCTTGTCCCTTCGTACGGTATCCCGTTTACCCCCATGCCAATCCGGGGATTTTCAGGGGTCTTCTCGACGGCGTCCCTGCAGTTGCCGTTCCGGTTATTAAAGTCGTTCACTATTGCAAAAAACCTTATTAAATCGTTTCAACCCCATATAGTATTGGCAACCGGTGCCTATATCTCGTATCCGGTTGGTAAGGCTGCTGGAGCATTAGGTGTTCCGCTGGTGCTGATGGAGAGTAATGTAAATGTTGGCAAGTCAAACCAACAGTTACTGTCCACAGCCACGTACATTGCGTTATCCTACGATGCAACACTGGAGTATGTTCCACGGAATCTGCGCCAAAAGGCGGAGGTTGTGGGAAATCCTGTCAGACGTGCTGTATTACGGTTGCCTGCACGTGAGGCTGCGTGTAAAAGCCTGGGTTTTAAGGTGGATGCACCGGTGGTGGTAGTTATGGGGGGCAGCCTGGGGGCACGCTCGATTAACAACGCAATACAGAACATGATTTCTAAATGGGAAACAGAGGGCAAAGCCCCTTTCCAGATTCTTTGGCAAACCGGGACAACCTTTAAGCCAGTTGTTCCGGAGACTCTGAAGCCGTTTATCGTCCATACGAGTTTTATTGGTGAAGTTGGGCAGGCCTATGCGGCTGCAGATGTGGTATTGTGCAGGAGTGGAGCAACCACGATAGCTGAGCTGTGCGTGGCAGAAAAACCAGCCGTTCTGGTTCCGCTCCCATCGGCCAGTATGAACGAACAATATCTTAATGCCCGGATGCTGGCACAGGCTGGTGCCGCACGGGTTGTTACCGATGAAGAGCTTGAATCCAAGGTTGAATCAATTCTTCTGGAGATGATCAGGTCTGAAGATCTCACGTTGATGAGCAAGGCATTACAGCAGTTTGCAAAACCGGACGCTGCAGAGACAATTGCCAATGCGGTAATCCGGATTGCTAACGAGAAGGGAAGGCGCGGATGA